Within Butyrivibrio fibrisolvens, the genomic segment AATTCGGGGCTTTGACAAATATGCATAGCCCAGTGCGAGAGCCCAGTCGGAGATGGTTTATAAAATATTTTCGCGTTTTTTGAAGGAGTTATAAAATTCAGGAGCGTGATAGATGTAACTTTATATTCCGCATAGGGGCCGCATGTCTGAGCGAAGCGAGTTTCGGCCCCTGGAATATAAAGTTACAGATATCATGCCCTGAATTATAACTCCTTCAATAACGAGAAAATACTTTATAAACCATCTCTGACTGGGCCCTCGCACTGGGCGACGCATATTTGTCAAAGCCCCGAAGGCAAAGCCTACATTTTTTTACCCCGCATTCTCACGATATGCCGTAGGCGTAAGACCCATCTTTTTCTTGAAGGCCTTGGAGAAAGTGTAGATGTCAGAGTATCCGACAGCGAATGCGATATAGGACACCGTATTATCCGAGTTTCTTAGCATATTTGCAGCCTCCTTGATGCGATAAGTCATAAGGAAGTCCTGGATCGTCGACCCCGTAGCATCATGGAACAGCCTTGACAGATAGCTCCTGTTAAGACCGCATGCCCTTGATATATCCTCAACCCGAAGCTGTTCAGAGTATTTTAGATGTATATATTTGATAACTGTATGCACATATTGAAGCTGCAGACTCTCAGAACTCTCATCATCTTTTAAAGAAAATTCACTAAAGTAATCCAATAATTCGTATAGTTTTGATATACATATAAATTCCCTTGTAAAGTTTGCAAAAATGTTATTAAATATATTATAGAAGTTCTCTTTTGTACTATTTCCACGATCGCAGAGAGTAAATACAGGGTTATTTTCGTCGATACCCGCATCTTTTAATACTTCTATAACCCTCGATCCCCCGATATGCAGCCATTTGTAAGTCCATGGATCTTCCTTGTCAGCTATATAATAGGCGCTGACACCGGCAGGAATGAAGAATATCTGGTCCTTGTGAACATTGTAGGTAGTATTATCAATTGTAAGTTTTCCTCTACCGGAAGTAACCAGATGGATGATTCCACGCGGCCTTATAATAGGTCCGTAAGAGTATTCCGGTTCACATACATAGTCACCGATTTCGTATAGACGTACGTCCGAACTTGAATCAAAATCAACGAATGCACAGAAATCAAAACCGACACCTTCTGACTTATTTCTTATCATGTCCACCTCACAAAATGACAAACTTAAATAACAAAATAACATTTTTGTTATTTTGATATAAGTCTAAACTTAAAATATCAAAGGCACAAGATACTAAAGTAAAGGGTTCAAAAAACGGAGGGAAGAAAATGAAAAAGAAAGTATTGTCACTACTTATGTGCACTGTATTGGCAGCTGGTGTTGTAGGCTGCAGTTCAGGCGGTTCAGGTACAACAGATGGCGGTAATGCTACGCAGACTTCTAATGACGGCTCTAAGACATATTCAACTGACAAAATCACAATAAACATATGGGATAGCAATCAGCAACCGGGACTCCAGGAGATCGCTGATGACTGGACAGCTAAGTCCGGAGTTGCAGTATCTATAGAAGTTATCGACTGGGATAACTACTGGACACTTCTTGAAGCAGGTGCTTCAGGCGGAGATATGCCGGATGTATTCTGGATGCACTCCAATACAGCACAGATGTATATGGAGAATGGAATCCTTCTTGATCTTACAGACTATATAGCAGCAGACAGCGCTATAGTTAAAGACAATTATTATGAAGGTGTATGGGATCTTTATAATAGCGATGGCAAGCAGTATGCGCTTCCTAAGGATCATGATACTATAGCTCTTTTGTACAACAAGGCAATCTTTGAAGAGTATGGCGTAGATGTTCCTACAGATGACTGGACATGGGAAGATATGTATGAAGCAGCTAAGACTATCACAGAGAAGTCCAATGGTGACATCTATGGTCTTGCTCTTAACACATCCAACAACCAGGACGGCTGGTACAATCTTGTATATGATTACGGCGCACAGGTTATCACAGAAGATCACAAAGGCACAACAATCGGATCTGATCAGGGCAAAGAGGCTATGGAGATGGTCAGAAAGCTCCTTACAGTTGGCGCTCCTCAGTCAGTAGTTGCTGAGACAGGTACAGATTCACTCTTCCAGTCAGGTAAGGTTGGTATGATCACTCAGGGTTCATGGATGATCAACTCTTTCTACACAGCTGAGAATCACGCAGATTATGCATGGGCTATGCTTCCATATGCTGATACTAACGGCAACGGATCCTGCGATTCAGGTGAGAGATATTCCTGCTACAATGGACTTGGATGGGCTGCTAATGCTGGTGTGTCAGATCCTCAGGCTTGCTACGATCTTATCTCTTATTTCTGCTCAGAAGAAGGCCAGATCAAGCAGGCTAAGCTTGGCGTAACAATGGGCGGTATGAAGGGCGTATCAGAAGATTTTGCTAACGCTTTCGAAGGAATGGACGTATCTGCATTCACAAGAGCAGAGGAAGAGGGAGACCTTTACTTCCGTCCTTACACAAGAAAGACTCCTGTATGGGAAGATGCACTTCAGCAGGCTGGCGGATTCCTTGATGCATGGCAGAATCCTGAAGATCCGGCTCTTATGTCTACAGCTTGTGATAACGCACAGAAGATAATCGAAGATGCTATCGCAGCAGAATAATGAATTATAAGCTATGTACTTTGGCGAAGGGTACTTACTCGGATGCTGCATAGCTATAAGAAATCCTTTCTTATCTAATTTTGATCAAATGGTCTGCACATAGGCCGGGTGCTTTTTGTGCAGACCATTTCTAAAAAAATCCACAGAAAAAAGAATATTATTAGTATTTGGGTTTTACGTTTTCTTTAATGACATCTTTAATTATTATCTTTGTTTTTATATTTATTTTTTGATCATTATCAAAAATGGGAATGAATTTTGATTACGAATCAACCAGTGATTCATGTGTATATGAATTGTGTATAGGAGGGTTATATGG encodes:
- a CDS encoding AraC family transcriptional regulator; translated protein: MIRNKSEGVGFDFCAFVDFDSSSDVRLYEIGDYVCEPEYSYGPIIRPRGIIHLVTSGRGKLTIDNTTYNVHKDQIFFIPAGVSAYYIADKEDPWTYKWLHIGGSRVIEVLKDAGIDENNPVFTLCDRGNSTKENFYNIFNNIFANFTREFICISKLYELLDYFSEFSLKDDESSESLQLQYVHTVIKYIHLKYSEQLRVEDISRACGLNRSYLSRLFHDATGSTIQDFLMTYRIKEAANMLRNSDNTVSYIAFAVGYSDIYTFSKAFKKKMGLTPTAYRENAG
- a CDS encoding ABC transporter substrate-binding protein, whose translation is MKKKVLSLLMCTVLAAGVVGCSSGGSGTTDGGNATQTSNDGSKTYSTDKITINIWDSNQQPGLQEIADDWTAKSGVAVSIEVIDWDNYWTLLEAGASGGDMPDVFWMHSNTAQMYMENGILLDLTDYIAADSAIVKDNYYEGVWDLYNSDGKQYALPKDHDTIALLYNKAIFEEYGVDVPTDDWTWEDMYEAAKTITEKSNGDIYGLALNTSNNQDGWYNLVYDYGAQVITEDHKGTTIGSDQGKEAMEMVRKLLTVGAPQSVVAETGTDSLFQSGKVGMITQGSWMINSFYTAENHADYAWAMLPYADTNGNGSCDSGERYSCYNGLGWAANAGVSDPQACYDLISYFCSEEGQIKQAKLGVTMGGMKGVSEDFANAFEGMDVSAFTRAEEEGDLYFRPYTRKTPVWEDALQQAGGFLDAWQNPEDPALMSTACDNAQKIIEDAIAAE